The DNA region atagaataaaataaataaattaaagataataatcaaggtaaatttatgtatgttataggtataaataaaatgtaacaCTGTTAATATATCCTCACAGAGAAATCTAAAACACAAACGTAGTATAGATCTCACATATGAAAGTTGCATATGGCCAAGAACGATAACTCGCCCTGGTCCATGCGAGGGTTGAATATAGTTTTACCATAAgcgcatgtatatatatagatgaaaCTTAACAGAGTGTAGGAGGTATTATGGGACCCTTGGGACTTTGCCCGCGGGCTACGCATTGAATCGACTGACTCTATAATATACaactttacaaaataaaatacttgcgGACCTGTATATTCACATACAAACcccaaaaacaatatacatatatagttaTGCAACTCGCGTACAAATCTCAGTGAAACATCCCCAAAtgttgctctttttttttcttaccccatgtactctttttttttttttttttccccgaCTCACATATAAAGGTTTACATTTCGTCTCGGGTTATTGCTAGCGTTTACTTTGAACTTTGCGTACAAGAAATATcgaaaagtatatatataaaaagcgGATGTTAAAGTGGAGAATAACACCTCCTGGGAATTGACCTCTATACTCTGgtcaaccaaaaaaaaaaaggtccaGGGAATTTGCTAACTTTGCGAAAATATGTTTGGGATTTGTCCCATCGCACATCTcaagggtaaaaaaaaatcaaataaagaaaattgagCCAGAAAAATTCGTTtgtacatcatcatcatcatcatctggaGTAtcaggaaataaaaataacacctcaaatattaaagaattatcaaatagaaaaaaaagagtattaGATATATTTGCATCAAATGATTCACAGggattaataatgaatattgaaaaacacaatgaacaacaacaacaacaacaacaacaacaacaatctaATCAAAATAACATAGCTAAATTACCATCACAAAAATTCCAAGCAATAAAACGACAATTTCCAGGACCAGCAGGAATACTACCAGACAAACTTGATGTATCAacaagaaatttaaattatctttatattCATGATGCAAATGagacaaaaaattttacaacatTAAATGACAGTAGATCTAAAGATTTTTGTATACAAGAtacaaaagaattattttctcATGGTGCTTGgcaaataatgattaatgatttaccaaaaaatttattacaaaatcataatattatgtcaataaaattatctaatgTT from Aphidius gifuensis isolate YNYX2018 linkage group LG5, ASM1490517v1, whole genome shotgun sequence includes:
- the LOC122856466 gene encoding uncharacterized protein LOC122856466, whose amino-acid sequence is MRVKKNQIKKIEPEKFVCTSSSSSSGVSGNKNNTSNIKELSNRKKRVLDIFASNDSQGLIMNIETKLPSQKFQAIKRQFPGPAGILPDKLDVSTRNLNYLYIHDANETKNFTTLNDSRSKDFCIQDTKELFSHGAWQIMINDLPKNLLQNHNIMSIKLSNVEKVSILACIIKKIDYNTESPRVILKDISDTIEGLMSREVPIKFPNILQPGVVIILKDANCFTFKGKNWRKNKLLMITTKSLIGIYGKNSRLVSTPILDEILK